Below is a window of Veillonella rodentium DNA.
TGGGTGCTTCGTATACCCATCTTTTACATGCTGTTCAACATTTCGTATATCATTATTCTGCAGCGGAACATCTGAGTTTTGGTGCCGCCGTAGCTCGCGTAGCACCGTTGGAACGATTGTTTGCTCTCATGGTTTGTGGCGTTGTCGGCGGGATAGGGTGGTTCCTGATTCATCGATATGGTCCCGGGATTGTAGATATAAAGGCAGCAGTTGCCGGTAAAATGGATATGCATCCTATTACAACGGTATTACATGCGACATTACAAATTATTACCGTAGGCATAGGTTCTCCATTGGGCAGGGAAGTGGCGCCTCGGGAGGCGAGTGCAGGAATTACGACCTTTTTAGTAGATCATTTTGATATAACGCGGGAAGATCGACAGTTATTGATTGCCTGTGCCGCCGGGGCGGGGCTGGCAGCCGTTTATAATTCACCTTTATCAGCGGCTATTTTTACGCTGGAGACATTGTTACTTACATGGAACGTGCGTTCTATGAGTGCCGCTCTATTATGCTGCGGTTTAGCAACGTTGGTTACGAGACTCGCCGGCGTGGGAGATGTCATTCAATATACAATGGCACAGCCGAGCCTAGGCAGTCATTATGAAGAGTTTTCCATTGCGTTAGGTGCAGTTATCGCTATCGGTGTTGTCGTATTTAATATAACGCAAAGTAAGTTGCCCGCATTTCATCGCAATAGCCCTGTTATGATCGTTGTTTCTATTATTGCATTTACCTTAATCGGTGCATTATCCATGTATTATCCTGAAATTCTTGGCAATGGCAAGGCCGGTAACGAATTAACATTTGCTAACGATATAACTTGGACATATGCGTTAGGGCTCTTCGGTTCAAAATGGATAGCTGTTCTTTTAGCATTAGCCGCGGGGGCTTACGGTGGTCGCATTACGCCGTCTATGATGTTAGGTAGTACCTTGGCCATTGTATTCGGTACATTTTGGTCCATAGCTGTGACTCCGATTTCTCTTGGAATGGCTGCTTTCATAGGGGCTGTTGCATTTCTAGGCTTAGCGCAGAAGATGCCCCTCGCATCATGTGTGTTTATGTTAGAACTATCGCGTTTTTCCGTTGAGATGCTATTCCCGATTGCATTGACCATGGGTACCGCATTGATGGTGGAACAAATAATACAAAGCAGATTGGCGCGATCGTAAGTGCATCCGATCAGATATGTTTTACTGAAGTTGATTTATAATTTCCTAAATTATAAAAAGGACAGTTGATTACTTGAATAACCTGCATTTCCAAAAATGTTTGAATTTTGGTGTTCGGTCCAAGCTCGACTGTCCTCTTTTTATGTGGTTGAATTATTGCTATATGCTAAACAATCTTGGCATTTTTGTCGTATTCTTCACCGCCTGCATTGGGAAGCATACCGTACTCTATGGTCCACAGATGTTTGTATTTCAATGCCTGGTTGTGAATGCGTTCGATTTGGGTGGCATCTGTGCGTACTATGCGTGCCGGGATTCCGACTACTAATGAGTTTGGAGGGATAACCGTGTTTTCCTTTACTACTGCACCGGCAGCAATGATAGAGCCCGAGCCTATATGGCAACCGCTTAAAACGATAGCCCCCATACCGATGAGTACATTATCCTCTACAGTTGTAGCATGAACGATAGCACCATGGCCTACTGTTACATAATCGCCCAGAATACATGCTTTATCATCATCTACATGTAAAACAGAATTATCTTGAACATTGGAATAACGACCAACGATGATTTTATTGACATCGCCGCGAAGCGCACAGTTTTGCCAAATGGATGCATATTCTTTTAATTCTACGTCGCCCGCTAGTTCAGCACCGGGCATAACGCAGCTTTTAGGGTCTAATTTGGGATATTTTCCGTGAAATGGTAACATGTATTACTCCTAGCTTAAATATTAAATGACATCGATGAAACGTTGTGCCTTACGAATGGACATGATTGCTTCATTCATAACCGTTTGAACGATGACGCGTGCCGGTTCAATCTTGTTGAGTCGATTTAAGCCTTGTCCGACCTGAACGGCACCGTTTACAACATCACCGTCGATAGCAGCTAATTTATTTGTGCCTTGAGACATTTTGGTGCGTTCTTCCGGTGTGGTTACGCCATCGGTTTCCGCTGCAAGATAGCGCGTAGTGAATTCATTTTTTAAGCTGCGAACACCACCGTGGCCGGAGAGAAGCCCCGTTACAACCGAGTCCGTATCGGTTGCTTTGATGATGGCTTCTTTCATATTTGGATGGGCATGACATTCTTCAGCTAACAAGAAACGGGACCCCATCTGAACACCTTCTGCACCCATTAATAAAGCGGCTGCAAGGCCTCGCCCATCAACGATAGCACCTGCTACTACAACGGGAATAGAGATTTCCGGCAGAATATTTTCCATTAAAGACATAGTTGTTTGCGTGCCGATATGTCCGCCTGCCTCCATGCCCTCCACGATAATCGCATCTGCACCGGCATCCGCGATACGTTTAGCCAGCTTTAAGGACGGTACGACGGGGATGACTTTAATTCCCGCATCTTGAAACGGTTTGATATACGGTACGGGATTACCTGCACCGAGTGTAACAAATGCAGGTTTTTCGGCGATGATTATATCTACGAGTTCATCCTTGTTAGGGGCCATCAGCATGAGGTTTACGCCAAAAGGTTTATCCGTTAATTTTTTGCAGGCCCGAATTTCATTGCGTGTCCAGTCCGCATCCCGCCCGCCTAGAGCGATGACGCCGGTGGCTCCGGCGTTAGCGACGGCGGCCACGAGTTCGTGTTCCGATACCCAAGCCATGGCACCCTGAATGATAGGGTATTCTATTTGTAAAAGTTGTGTTAATTTTGTTCTCATACATCCTCCTAGAATAACTAATTTATGGTTTTCGCATATAAAACGGCGATATTTATAAGTACATACTTATATAACTCATATGATAAGTATCGATATAAAATCATATCTTACTTATATAACATATAATAGTATAATAGTGAAATTCTGTATATAGACTTTTCTCGTTTGATATAATACAGAAGATAATTGATAATATATTTCAGTAAAGACAGGCAGAATAAAACCGCATATTATTTATGCTTTTTAAATATTGTGAAAACTAAAAAAATAAGAAAATGAGTATTGAAAAGTTTCGATATCTTTGATATACTACATTCAGATGAAGTATCTGAACTATTGAAAGATAAAATGTTAATCATAATTTTCAAGTGAAGGAGGAAATACACATGGAAAAATATGTATGCGTAGTATGCGGTTGGGTTTATGATGAAGCTGTAGAAGGTGTAAAATTCGAAGATCAACCGGCTGATTATGTTTGCCCAATCTGTGGTGTTGGTAAAGACCAATTCGAAAAAATGTAATTGATTTACCGAAAAGGCTATCTTAAGCGGACTTGAGATAGCCTTTTTTATTTGACAAAGCACAATGTCGTGTTTATAATATTATAAGTCGAGGTAAGATTATGAAACTGCAAGTAGAGCAAGCAAAAGAACATATAGGAAAGAAATTTCCTTATAGCTATACGATGCCAGCCTCTATACTTGGCGACGTAACTGCTTTTCCTTGGAGCCGTCATGATATAACCATTAGTGGTGAGTTTTGGTATGATGGTCAAAACTACATTGTCCACGGTTCGATCACATCTAAAGGTGATTATGAGTGTTCTAGGTGTTTAAACATAACGGAACATAATCGTAATGATTTCTTCGAAGAAGTCTTTAGTGATGGTCGGGTTACAGAGGATGATGTGATTCCTTTCGATGGAGAGGAAATTGACTTGACCGAACTGATTAGGGATACATTAATCATCAATGAACCCTCTCAAGTGTTATGTCAGGATGATTGCAAAGGATTGTGCGTTCATTGCGGAGCAAATTTAAATGTTTCACCTTGTTCTTGTGAATCCTTTGTGGTGGATCCTCGATTTGCAGAGTTACGTGCTTTGCTTGATGAGAAAGATGATAGATTGTCCTAATGATTGTATTAAGGAGGTGCAGATAATGGCAGTACCTAAGCGTAGATTGTCTAAATGCCGTCGCGATCGTCGCCGTGCTAATTGGAAATTGGAAGCTCCTGGTTATGTAGCATGTCCACAATGTCACGAACCTAAGATGCCTCATCGTGTTTGCCCTACATGTGGTCACTATAAAGGTGAACAAGTAGTAACTAATGCTTAATAAGTAAGCCGAGAAAAGAACGTCTGTTTAACAGGCGTTCTTTTTTTGCGTTTTATAGTCGGCTTTTATATTTCGGATAAAATAAATACAACAAAAATATAAAATTATTACCATATTTGGTAGATGGGTTTAAAATTCTTACCATATATATGAAAAGTCTTGCCAATGAGGGAAATATTGTATATACTTAGTATGTAATATTAGTACTAGGTCATAAAAGGTGGTCCCATGAGTCGGTTGAAGAAACAAGAGCGCCAAAAGCAGTTGCAAGAAAAACTGAATATCACGCCATTTCTAACTGATGAAGATTTGGCCTCTCACTTCAGTGTGAGTGTGCCGACTATTCGTTTGGATCGACTGGAATTGGGTATTCCTGAATTACGTGAGCGTATTCGCGTGATGGCTACAGGCGGTTATACGCCGGAAACAGCGGAACATTTGCCGTATGAAGTAGTGGGAGAACTGATTGATGTTACCGCAGGGCAACAGGCGTTATCCATGTTGCGCACAACTGTGGATATGGAGGATCAGTTCGGTTATATAGAGCCTCAGTATTTATATGCGCAAGCAAATTCCCTAGCAAAAGTCGTCATGGGGACGACCGTTTGTTCGGCGGAAGTTGGAAATATAAAGTATAAAAGCCCTGTAAGAGCCGGTACCAATCTGGTGGCAAAAGCAGAAATTGTTCGTCGCCGTGGAAATAAGTTCTTTATTTGGGTCATCATAAGAGATAAAATAAAAGAAGTATTTCGAGCAAAATTTATCATGGAATCCATAGAGAATAGGGTGTAAATTATGAAAATCGCAGTAGACGTCATGGGAGGCGATTTTGCTCCTTTGGAAACCGTTCTGGGCTCCATTGAAGCCGTACGAGAAAATAGTCACATCGAAGTGGTTCTCGTAGGTGATGAGCAGCAAATTTTTGATATATTAGAAGCTAATAATGAAGCGAATAATTCGCGTATTTCCGTGCATCATGCCAGTCAAGTTATCGGCATGGATGAACATCCGGGCCAGGCATTACGTAAGAAGAAAGATGCGTCCGTTGTCGTTGCAACTTCATTAGTGAGAGATAAAGCCTGTGATGCCGTCATCGCTCCCGGAAGTACCGGTGCTGCTGTGGCCGCGGCTCTTTTCGGCTTAGGTCGAATCAAGGGCATTGATAGACCGGTTATTGCAACACCGATGCCCACGGTGAACGGTATTACGGTAATGCTGGACTCCGGTGCTAACTCCAATAGCAAACCTAAACATCTTGTACAGGGGGCTTTGATGGGGTCGGAATATGCAAAGCTGTTATTAGGCAAAGATAACCCTACAGTAGGATTATTAAATATCGGCGAAGAAGCTACAAAGGGAAACGAAGTCGTTTTGGCTACATATCCTATTTTAGAGAAAATGAAAACCATCAACTTTAAAGGGAATGTAGAAGGCCGCGATATACCGAAAGGGACCGTAGATGTTGTCGTATGTGACGGTTTTGTAGGTAATGTAATTTTAAAGTTTGCTGAAGGTCTGGTTACGGGCTTAACACAACTTATAAAAGAAAGCATTATGGCGAGCGGTATTTTCGCAAAGCTTGGTGCTATGCTTGTAAAACCGGCTTTGAAGCATATCGCGAAGAAGATAGATCACACAGAAAATGGCGGTGCTCCGCTTTTAGGGGTTAATGGTGTGTTTATGATTGCCCATGGCAGCTCCAAGGCTAAGGAAATCAAGACGGCTATTACTATTGCCGGAGATTTGGTGGATCGTAAAATTATTGAACACATTCAACAAACGATAGAAATTGAAGGAGCTTTAAAATATGAGTATGATGAGTAAACCTGTAGGAATTATTGGTACAGGCAGCTTCCTTCCTGACAATGTGGTAACAAATTTTGATCTTGAAAAAATGGTCGATACTAATGACCAGTGGATCAGAGAACGTACAGGTATTGAAGAACGCCGCATTGCACCGGAAGGCATGAACACATCTTATATGGCGGCTGAGGCAGCAAAAAAAGCCATGCAGATGGCTAAAGTTAATGCAGAAGACCTCGATATGATTATCTTCGCCACTTTGACACCGGATATGATTATTCCTTCTGCTGCTTGTGTGTTGCAAGCAAATTTAGGAGCAAAAAATGCAGCGGCTTATGATTTGCAGGCGGCTTGCTCCGGCTTTGTCTATGGATTGATTACGGCAGCAAGTTATATTAATTCTGGAATTTATAAAAAGGTACTTGTCGTGGGCGCTGAAATTCTATCACGTCGAGTTAACTGGAATGATCGCGGTACATGTATTCTCTTCGGCGATGGTGCAGGAGCGGCCGTTGTTTCTGAAGTTCCTGAAGGATATGGTATCAAAGGCATCGATATGGGCGCCGACGGTACCGGTGGTTCATCTCTTTGTATACCTGCCGGCGGTACAGCTGTTATTGCTAATGATCAGCGTGTAGAGGAAGGGTTGACTTTCATCCATATGGATGGGCCTGAAGTATATAAGTTTGCAGTTAAAACAATGGGACGCACCGTTTTAAAATCTTTAGAATGTGCTCATATGGATTTAGAGGATTTGGATTTCTTTATTCCTCATCAGGCGAATATTCGGATTATTGATTCGGCTGCAAAACGTTTACATATGCCGAAGGAAAAAGTATTTGTTAATTTACATAAGTATGGTAACACATCTGCCGCGTCCGTAGCGATTGCTCTTGATGAAGCCTGGCGTGAAGGACGTTTCAAACGCGGTGATAATGTTGCGTTTGCAGGATTTGGAGCTGGTCTTACATGGGCGAGCCTAGTCTTGAAATGGTATTAAGGAGGAAACATCGAGATGATTAAGACTGATATTTGTGATTTGTTGCAGATTGAGTATCCGATCTTTCAGGGCGGTATGGCTTGGCTCGGTACTGCAGAACTTGCGGCAGCTGTTTCTGAGGCCGGCGGTCTCGGCATCATCGGTGCAGGTCATATGCCTCCTGATGTGTTCCGCAATGAAATTCATAAATTAAAAGAACGGACAAGTAAACCTTTTGGCTGTAACATCATGTTAATGTCTCCGTTTGTAAAAGAAGTAATGGAAGTTGTTCTGGAAGAACACGTTCCTGTCATCACAACCGGTGCAGGTAATCCAGGGGTTTATATTCCGGCGTTGAAAGAGATCGGTACGAAGGTCATTCCTGTAGTGGCATCCGTGTTGCTTGCTAAACGTCTGTTGCGCGGCGGTATTGATGCGATTATCGCGGAAGGTACTGAATCCGGCGGTCACGTAGGTGATATTACGACGATGGCGTTGATTCCGCAAGTTGTAGATGCCGTTGATGTACCGGTTATTGCAGCCGGCGGGATTGCAGATGGTCGCGGCATGGCCGCTGCATTTGCATTGGGCGCTAAAGCGGTGCAAATGGGGACTCGTTTTGTATTATCCGAAGAATGTATTGCTCACGAGAATTATAAGAATGCCGTGTTGAAAGCAAAAGATCGCGCTACGGTTATGACCGGTCTTACGACAGGTCATCCGGTACGTATTATCGATAATGCGTTAGCGCATAAGTATAAAGCGCTTGAATTTAGCGGCGCTTCTAAGGAAGAATTGGAAAGTTTGGGTGCAGGTACACTTCGTAAAGCTGCTATCGACGGTGATGTAAAAGAAGGTTCCGTAATGATCGGTCAAATTTCCGGTATGTTGACGGATGTTAAACCATGTGCAACGATTATTCAGGATATTATGACTGAAGCTGAAACAGTAATTAAAAACCTTCAAGGTCTTAGTAAATAAGGAGGCCCCTATGAAAACGGCATTTGTTTTTCCCGGTCAAGGTTCACAAAAAGTAGGTATGTTACAAGATTTGTATAATGAATATCCTATTGTGAAACAACGTTTTGAAGAAGCTGACGAAGCACTTGGGTATTCTATTACTAAATTATGCTTCGAAGGTCCTGATACAGAGCTTGTAAAGACGGCAAATACACAACCGGCTATTTTGACGGCATCTGTAGCATGCTATGAAATCTTAAAAGAGAAAGGTTTCGCGCCTGACATTGTAGGCGGGCATAGCCTCGGTGAATACAGTGCTCTTGTGGCTGCCGGCGTATTAAAATTTAAAGATGCCGTATATGTAGTTCACAAACGCGGTGAATATATGCAGGAGGCTGTACCTTTGGGGAAAGGTGCCATGGCGGCTATTTTGGCATTGCCTCGTGAAGAGGTTGTGGCTATCTGTAAGGATATCGATGCATCTGTTGGCTCCGTACAGGCAGTAAACTTCAATTGTCCTGGACAAATCGTTATCGCCGGGGAAACGGCAGCGGTGGAAGCGGCGGCGGAAAAAATGAAGGCAGCCGGTGCAAAACGCGCAGTTATGCTACCTGTTAGTGCTCCATTTCACAGTCGTTTGATGGAACCTGCGGCAATCCGCTTAAAAGAGGAATTGGATAAGATTCAGGTGAGTGATGCACAAATTCCTGTAGTTGCGAATGTTACCGGTAAGATTTTGACTAATGCTAATGACATTAAAGAATCTTTGGTTACTCAAGCTGCTAATCCTGTATTATGGGAAGACTGCGTAGCGGAAATGATTAACTTCGGTGTAACTCGCTTCGTAGAAGTGGGCCCTGGTAAAGTGCTTACCGGCTTCACTAAAAAAATCAACAAAGACATGGAATTAGCTAATGTGGAAGACGTTGCATCCTTAGATAAAACGCTTGAATTTTTGAAAGGGGTTCGATAAAATGCACTTAGAGGGTAAAGTAGCCATTGTAACAGGCGCATCCCGTGGTATCGGTCGCGCTGTAGCGATTCAATTAGCACAATCCGGTGCAGATGTCGTAGTTAATTACAGCGGTAGTGAAGGTGCAGCTCAAGAAACCGTTGAAGCTGTACAAGCGCTTGGCCGTAAAGCCATAAAAATTAAAGCTAATGTGGCCGATGCTGAAGAGGTGGCTTCCATGGTGGAAGAAGCTCATAAAGAATTCGGACACATTGATATCCTCGTTAATAATGCCGGAATTACACGTGACGGCTTATTAATGCGTATGAAAGATGATGATTTTGATGCTGTTATCGATATTAACCTCAAAGGTGTGTATCTAGTAACGAAAGTAGTTGCAAAAATCATGATGAAGCAACGTTCCGGACGTATTATCAATATGACATCCGTTGTAGGTGTTATCGGTAATACGGGGCAAACCAATTATGCCGCATCTAAAGCGGGCGTTATCGGATTTACCAAGTCTTGTGCTAAGGAATTGGCAAGTCGTGGTATTACGGTTAATGCTATTGCACCGGGCTTTATCAATACTGATATGACCGATGTATTACCGGAAAAAGTTAAAGAAGCTATGGTTGCTGAAATTCCGTTAGGCCGTATGGCTGAAGCTGAAGAAGTGGCATCGGTAGCAACATTCCTTGCGAGTGATTTTGCTAATTATATTACGGGACAAGTCATCAATGTTGATGGCGGCATGGTAATGTAGTTGTAAAATTTGACTATATATAAACCTACATTGAAAGGAGGTGAACCACTAATGAGTACTTTCGATAAAGTTAAAGCAATCGTTGTGGAACAATTAGGCGTTGATGAAGCTGAAGTTACCATTGATTCTACATTCATCGACGATTTAGGCGCAGACTCCTTGGATATCGTTGAATTGATCATGGCATTCGAAGAAGAATTCAATGTTGAAATCCCTGACGACGTTGCAGAAAAAATCAAAACCGTTAAGGATACAGTAGAATATATTGATTCTGCTAAATAAGCTGTAAAGCTGACAATTCAGCCGAGAGGGGGGCCGAGTGGCCTCCCCACCGGTTTTATTTACAGGAGGATTTGATAGTGAAGCTCCCTGAACTTCGCATTGGGAATCTAGTGGCCAAAGTACCTATTATTCAAGGTGGTATGGCGATTAGATTGTCTACAGCTCGCTTGGCAGCAGCCGTTGCAAATGAAGGCGGTATAGGTCTTATTGCGGCATCCGGTTTGCCTTTTGATGAATTAAGATATGAAATACAATTAGCTAGAAAATTATCACCTACGGGTATTATTGGTATAAATGCGATGGTAGCGGCCACACAATTTGCCGGCCTTGTTAAGACTGCCATTGAAGAGGGCATAGATCTTGTAGTAGCAGGTGCTGGTTTTTCAAGAGATATGTTCGCTATGGGTAAAGAATCCGGTACGCCTATCGTACCGATCGTTTCATCCGCAAAGTTAGCACGCATTTCCGAAGGATTGGGCGCCTCTGCCGTTATCGTTGAAGGTAGCGAGGCGGGTGGCCATCTGGGTACAAATCGTTCAGCTCGGGATATCGTTCCTGAGGTTGTAGCAGCCGTAAAAAAAATACCGGTGATTGCTGCCGGTGGTGTTTTAGATGGTCGCGACATTGTGGATATGTTAAAGCTCGGTGCCAGTGGTGTTCAGATGGGCAGCCGTTTTGCTGCTTCTGATGAATGTAACGCATCCGATGAATTGAAAAAAATGTATGTGCGGGCTACAAAACCTGAGGATATTGTATTAATTCAAAGTCCCGTAGGTTTACCCGGACAAGCCATTAAAAATAAGTTTGCCGAATCCGTATTGGACGGCACAGTAGCACCACCGACGGTGTGTGATAACTGTTTGAAGCATTGCTCACATAAATTCTGCATTATTCGTGCACTTTCACGAGCACAACAGGGCGATGTGGAAACGGGATTGGTATTCTCTGGCAATAATATGAGAAAAGTCGACAAGATTATGCCAGTTAAAGATATCTTTGCTCAATTGAAACAGCAGGTAGCAGAGATTGATTAATTTAAAAGGGCTGTATGTCTATAAGAGGTGGAATAATTGGAAAAACGTGTAGTAATTACTGGCTTAGGAGCAGTGACTCCTGTAGGTATCGGTAAAGAAAACTTTTACAATGCGTTATTAGCAGGTCAATCTGGTATTGGGCCGATTACACGCTTTGATGCATCTGACTATGCAACACGCATTGCGGGTGAAGTAAAAGACTTTGACATTACAAACTATGGAGTAGATAAGAAAGAAGCTCGTCGCATGGACCGTTCCGTAGAATTGGCTATCGGTGCAGCAGTTCTTGCTTGTGAAGACTCCAAACTCGACTTGGATAAAGAAGATTTGGATCGTTGCGGTACTGTTGTTGGTACCGGTATCGGCGGTATCGACTCTATCCATGAAGTATACGAAACACTATTCGATAAAGGTCCTGGTCGTGTGAGCCCATTTGCGGTGCCTATGATGATTGCTAATATGACATCTGCACGCGTATCTATCCGCTTAGGTCTTAAAGGCCCTGTTATTACAGATGTAACAGCTTGTACTTCCGGTACTAATGCAATCGGCGATGCTTTCCGTATCATTCAGCGTGGTGATGCTGATATCATGTTTGCAGGCGGTACAGAGGCCGCCGTATCTCCAGCTGCTGTGGCCGGTTTTGCAGCTATGAAAGCTATGTCCACACGTAATGATGAACCTACAAAAGCATCTCGTCCATTCGATAAAGACCGCGACGGCTTCGTTATGGGCGAAGGTTCCGGTATCGTTGTCCTTGAAGAATTAGAACATGCAAAAGCTCGTGGTGCTCATATCTATGCTGAAGTTGTAGGTTATGGCACAAACGGTGATGCCTATCATATTACAGCACCGGCTCCTGGTGGTGTACAGGCTCGTAAATGTATGGAATTGGCTATTAAAGATGCAGGTATTGATCCGAATGAGGTTAACTACATCAATGCGCATGGTACATCCACAGGTCTTAATGACAAAAATGAGACATTAGCTATTAAGGAATTATTCGGTGACCATGCGAAGAATATCGCTGTCAATTCTACAAAATCCATGACGGGACACTTGTTGGGGGCTGCCGGAGCTATTGAAACTATCGTTGTTGCAATGGCTATTGAAACCGGTAAGGTTCACCCTACAATTAACTGCGATAATCCTGATGAAGGTTTGGATTTGGATTACGTTCGTGAAGGCGCGCGTGATTTACAAGTTAAATGTGCTCTTTCCAACTCTTTCGGCTTCGGTGGTCATAACGGTACAATTTGTGTGCGCCGTTATGAAGCTTAATGGGGGCAGTTGAAGCGCATAAGAGTAAGATGACACAAGCTCGTGAAGAATCTCTTCAGGGGCTTGTTAGTCGTTTAGACATACCTGTTTCAGATATATCCATTATAGATTGTGCATTTACACATACCTCTTATGCGAACGAACATAAATCAAAGCATATTCATCACAATCAGCGCTTGGAGTTTCTCGGTGATGCCGTATTGGATCTTATCATCGGTGAATATTTGTTCAGAACCTATCCGGATATGGCGGAAGGTAGCTTGACCAAAATCAAGGCGGCTACGGTTTGTGAAGACTCTTTGGCTTCCGTGAGTCGCACATTGGATTTAGGTAAATATTTATTGCTTGGACATGGGGAATATGCTTCCGGCGGTAATGATCGAAACTCTATCTTAGCTGATACATTTGAGTCTCTTATCGGAGCCATTTATATTTCTACAGATTACCAAACGGCTATGGCTTTTGTGTTGAAGCATTTGACCGCTTATATAGATCAAGCCTTGGAAGGTAAGCGGGGCAAAGATTATAAAACATTATTGCAAGAGTATGTACAGCGAGATGGGGATAAACATATCGTATATCGTCTACTCAGTGAAAGTGGGCCCGATCATGCCAAAACCTTTCATATGGAGGTTCAGATCGATGGTGTTACCTATGAGGCCGGCTCAGGTAAAAGTAAAAAAATTGCAGAACAGCATGCCGCTCAATTGACCCTGGAACGGTTGATGAATAAATAAAAGCGCCGTATGGCGCTTTTTCTGTATTAAAATAGAGATACCTGGATTACTATAAAAAGAGATATTTAGATTACTATAACTATATTAGATTTTATAAATCAGGAAGCAATAAATCAGAAAGGAGGTGCCTATGAAACCGTACGGTATGATTCCTTTTTTTATACCTCATTTAGGATGTCCCTATATATGTACATTCTGTAATCAGTCACGCATTACGGGACAATCGGAAATCAGTCATCTTACAGCGGACTATATCAGAAAAACAATAGAGGATTACGTAGGCGATAAACGCCGCGACAAGTTCTGGGAGGTCGCATTTTACGGCGGCTCC
It encodes the following:
- a CDS encoding rubredoxin translates to MEKYVCVVCGWVYDEAVEGVKFEDQPADYVCPICGVGKDQFEKM
- the fapR gene encoding transcription factor FapR, which codes for MSRLKKQERQKQLQEKLNITPFLTDEDLASHFSVSVPTIRLDRLELGIPELRERIRVMATGGYTPETAEHLPYEVVGELIDVTAGQQALSMLRTTVDMEDQFGYIEPQYLYAQANSLAKVVMGTTVCSAEVGNIKYKSPVRAGTNLVAKAEIVRRRGNKFFIWVIIRDKIKEVFRAKFIMESIENRV
- a CDS encoding YceD family protein; amino-acid sequence: MKLQVEQAKEHIGKKFPYSYTMPASILGDVTAFPWSRHDITISGEFWYDGQNYIVHGSITSKGDYECSRCLNITEHNRNDFFEEVFSDGRVTEDDVIPFDGEEIDLTELIRDTLIINEPSQVLCQDDCKGLCVHCGANLNVSPCSCESFVVDPRFAELRALLDEKDDRLS
- a CDS encoding gamma carbonic anhydrase family protein, producing MLPFHGKYPKLDPKSCVMPGAELAGDVELKEYASIWQNCALRGDVNKIIVGRYSNVQDNSVLHVDDDKACILGDYVTVGHGAIVHATTVEDNVLIGMGAIVLSGCHIGSGSIIAAGAVVKENTVIPPNSLVVGIPARIVRTDATQIERIHNQALKYKHLWTIEYGMLPNAGGEEYDKNAKIV
- the rpmF gene encoding 50S ribosomal protein L32, which produces MAVPKRRLSKCRRDRRRANWKLEAPGYVACPQCHEPKMPHRVCPTCGHYKGEQVVTNA
- a CDS encoding nitronate monooxygenase, coding for MRTKLTQLLQIEYPIIQGAMAWVSEHELVAAVANAGATGVIALGGRDADWTRNEIRACKKLTDKPFGVNLMLMAPNKDELVDIIIAEKPAFVTLGAGNPVPYIKPFQDAGIKVIPVVPSLKLAKRIADAGADAIIVEGMEAGGHIGTQTTMSLMENILPEISIPVVVAGAIVDGRGLAAALLMGAEGVQMGSRFLLAEECHAHPNMKEAIIKATDTDSVVTGLLSGHGGVRSLKNEFTTRYLAAETDGVTTPEERTKMSQGTNKLAAIDGDVVNGAVQVGQGLNRLNKIEPARVIVQTVMNEAIMSIRKAQRFIDVI
- the plsX gene encoding phosphate acyltransferase PlsX, whose product is MKIAVDVMGGDFAPLETVLGSIEAVRENSHIEVVLVGDEQQIFDILEANNEANNSRISVHHASQVIGMDEHPGQALRKKKDASVVVATSLVRDKACDAVIAPGSTGAAVAAALFGLGRIKGIDRPVIATPMPTVNGITVMLDSGANSNSKPKHLVQGALMGSEYAKLLLGKDNPTVGLLNIGEEATKGNEVVLATYPILEKMKTINFKGNVEGRDIPKGTVDVVVCDGFVGNVILKFAEGLVTGLTQLIKESIMASGIFAKLGAMLVKPALKHIAKKIDHTENGGAPLLGVNGVFMIAHGSSKAKEIKTAITIAGDLVDRKIIEHIQQTIEIEGALKYEYDE
- a CDS encoding chloride channel protein translates to MTFDKRLIGLIIIVGFIAGLVGASYTHLLHAVQHFVYHYSAAEHLSFGAAVARVAPLERLFALMVCGVVGGIGWFLIHRYGPGIVDIKAAVAGKMDMHPITTVLHATLQIITVGIGSPLGREVAPREASAGITTFLVDHFDITREDRQLLIACAAGAGLAAVYNSPLSAAIFTLETLLLTWNVRSMSAALLCCGLATLVTRLAGVGDVIQYTMAQPSLGSHYEEFSIALGAVIAIGVVVFNITQSKLPAFHRNSPVMIVVSIIAFTLIGALSMYYPEILGNGKAGNELTFANDITWTYALGLFGSKWIAVLLALAAGAYGGRITPSMMLGSTLAIVFGTFWSIAVTPISLGMAAFIGAVAFLGLAQKMPLASCVFMLELSRFSVEMLFPIALTMGTALMVEQIIQSRLARS
- a CDS encoding beta-ketoacyl-ACP synthase III; translation: MSMMSKPVGIIGTGSFLPDNVVTNFDLEKMVDTNDQWIRERTGIEERRIAPEGMNTSYMAAEAAKKAMQMAKVNAEDLDMIIFATLTPDMIIPSAACVLQANLGAKNAAAYDLQAACSGFVYGLITAASYINSGIYKKVLVVGAEILSRRVNWNDRGTCILFGDGAGAAVVSEVPEGYGIKGIDMGADGTGGSSLCIPAGGTAVIANDQRVEEGLTFIHMDGPEVYKFAVKTMGRTVLKSLECAHMDLEDLDFFIPHQANIRIIDSAAKRLHMPKEKVFVNLHKYGNTSAASVAIALDEAWREGRFKRGDNVAFAGFGAGLTWASLVLKWY